The following proteins are encoded in a genomic region of Ictalurus punctatus breed USDA103 chromosome 15, Coco_2.0, whole genome shotgun sequence:
- the mul1b gene encoding mitochondrial ubiquitin ligase activator of NFKB 1, producing the protein MDSSGIPSTGQILLLASSSALSALLYSVYRKKASIAARLSEAKKISLDQDLQSILAEAPGKCIPYAVIEGVVRSVKDTLNSQFVDSCQGVIARLTLKEKKMVWNRTTHIWYDYEKVIHQRTNTVPFDLASHDDTITATVRVIRPLDAELVLEKTYENFHQATSSFTSIVGHFLSGERPQGVTEVEEMLRLGASITGVGELVMDGGVVRLQPPKQGLRYFLSSLDYDALLESHKSSVRFWRVLTALMGLAAFATVAYVLWKRYTWHREKKKEREMIEEFEEQRRTRTAGEDEAVQVGACVMCLSQQRSCVFLQCGHVCACWQCYRMIPVPKKCPVCRATIDRVVPLYNS; encoded by the exons ATGGACTCGAGTGGCATACCTTCCACAGGCCAGATTTTGCTCCTGGCCTCCAGTTCAGCTCTCAGTGCTCTCCTTTACTCGGTGTACAGGAAGAAGGCCAGCATTGCTGCTAGATTAAGC GAAGCCAAGAAAATATCATTAGATCAAGATCTGCAGAGTATCCTTGCTGAAGCTCCAGGCAAATGTATACCATACGCTGTTATAGAAG GGGTTGTTCGCTCTGTTAAAGACACCTTGAACAGTCAGTTTGTGGACAGCTGCCAAGGTGTGATCGCCAGACTGACACTAAAGGAGAAGAAGATGGTGTGGAATCGGACCACTCATATCTG GTACGACTATGAAAAGGTCATCCACCAGCGCACCAACACCGTACCGTTTGACCTCGCGTCACATGACGACACCATCACAGCCACTGTGCGTGTGATCCGCCCCCTTGACGCCGAGCTGGTCCTGGAGAAGACGTACGAGAACTTCCACCAAGCCACAAGCTCCTTCACCAGCATTGTGGGCCATTTCCTGAGTGGCGAGCGGCCGCAGGGTGTGACCGAGGTGGAGGAAATGCTGCGGCTGGGCGCGAGCATCACTGGCGTGGGCGAGCTGGTGATGGATGGCGGCGTGGTGCGCCTGCAGCCACCCAAACAAGGATTGCGCTACTTCCTGAGCAGCCTGGACTATGACGCGCTGCTGGAGAGCCACAAGAGCAGCGTGCGGTTCTGGAGAGTTCTGACGGCGCTCATGGGTTTGGCAGCCTTCGCCACGGTGGCGTACGTGCTGTGGAAGCGCTACACATGGCacagggagaagaagaaggagcgCGAGATGATTGAGGAGTTTGAAGAGCAGAGGAGGACGAGGACGGCCGGGGAAGACGAGGCCGTGCAGGTCGGAGCTTGTGTCATGTGCCTGAGCCAGCAGCGCTCATGTGTTTTTCTCCAGTGTGGCCACGTGTGCGCGTGCTGGCAGTGTTACCGCATGATACCTGTGCCAAAGAAGTGCCCCGTGTGCAGGGCTACTATAGACCGCGTGGTGCCTCTGTACAACAGCTAA